A single genomic interval of Dromiciops gliroides isolate mDroGli1 chromosome 1, mDroGli1.pri, whole genome shotgun sequence harbors:
- the LOC122735417 gene encoding serine protease 57-like, which translates to MRAPEISMFLSWVATLGQLTSSGVHQGQIVGGQEAKPHSYPFAVSIQYQGEHICGGSLIRPQWVLTAAHCEVSKDPAAFRVVLGAHSLMISEPTQQVFGILRAVPYPLYDSKADTNDLQLLKLNGSALLTRSVRPARLPRWKRSVRPGTRCWVCGWGEIPGRDDPPKGLMETAVVVVARQACNTSWRGSINQDMVCTSGSHTGQFQGVCGGDSGGPLMCQGRLQGVVSFSSRICGDLRYPDVYVRVSTFTAWIFDVLQHY; encoded by the exons ATGAGGGCCCCTGAGATCTCCATGTTCCTGTCCTGGGTAGCAACCCTGGGCCAGCTGACCTCCTCAG GGGTCCACCAAGGCCAAATTGTAGGGGGTCAAGAAGCAAAACCCCACTCCTACCCATTTGCTGTCTCCATCCAGTACCAGGGTGAGCACATCTGCGGGGGGTCCCTCATCCGGCCCCAGTGGGTACTCACAGCTGCCCACTGTGAGGTCTCCAA GGACCCAGCTGCCTTCCGGGTAGTCCTGGGAGCCCACTCCTTGATGATTTCTGAGCCAACCCAGCAAGTGTTTGGGATCCTTCGGGCTGTCCCTTATCCCCTCTATGACTCTAAGGCTGACACCAACGACCTACAGCTGCTCAAG CTCAACGGCAGTGCATTGCTGACCCGCTCTGTGAGGCCTGCCAGACTTCCCCGCTGGAAGAGATCAGTCCGCCCAGGGACTCGGTGCTGGGTGTGCGGCTGGGGGGAGATCCCAGGCCGGGATGATCCCCCGAAGGGGCTCATGGAGACTGCTGTGGTGGTGGTAGCCCGGCAGGCCTGCAACACCTCCTGGAGGGGAAGCATCAACCAGGACATGGTCTGCACCTCCGGCTCTCACACAGGCCAGTTCCAGGGTGTCTGCGGG GGGGACTCCGGGGGACCACTCATGTGCCAAGGGAGGCTTCAAGGTGTGGTGTCCTTCTCATCCCGAATCTGTGGGGATCTACGCTACCCCGACGTCTATGTCCGAGTCTCCACCTTCACGGCCTGGATCTTTGATGTGCTGCAGCACTACTGA